A single Acidaminococcus sp. DNA region contains:
- a CDS encoding polysaccharide deacetylase family protein: MKSETKLKLGLGAVLTLFVFAAAYVIYGMAKDLGARGVSHFMADPAAAYESDEAIGEALARYHSGAAPARLLAAPPSDAVILVFDGLPPKTDTQRLLSVLRAKHVKAFFFVEGENAAMEADLIRKIKRDGHTVGNFTFYGQGAAGKLPIEKFMKEAVWTQTALTDILGSAPQYMRAPGTPVSQELLLRVGAAGIPTYVDTPHLFLPGQMKTEAAVKTFAASVGGGTILAVVSGHPVVGGPRKPKIQTGKNGPIEHKPTVKDSAYTSPSEEVTMSEKVEILLQELSAKGLRIVGEEL; this comes from the coding sequence ATGAAAAGTGAAACTAAATTAAAACTTGGCCTGGGAGCTGTCCTGACGCTCTTCGTTTTTGCCGCTGCCTATGTCATTTATGGTATGGCAAAGGATCTGGGGGCCCGGGGCGTTTCCCATTTTATGGCGGATCCTGCCGCGGCGTATGAATCGGATGAAGCGATTGGTGAAGCGCTTGCACGGTACCACAGCGGAGCCGCACCGGCCCGTCTTCTGGCGGCACCTCCGTCTGACGCCGTTATTCTCGTTTTTGACGGACTGCCGCCCAAAACGGATACACAGCGGCTTCTTTCTGTTCTCCGCGCTAAACATGTAAAGGCTTTCTTCTTTGTGGAAGGGGAAAACGCGGCTATGGAGGCAGACCTCATTCGTAAAATCAAGCGGGATGGCCATACGGTGGGCAACTTTACGTTCTACGGACAAGGTGCGGCCGGTAAGCTCCCCATTGAAAAATTTATGAAAGAAGCAGTCTGGACGCAGACGGCCCTGACAGATATCCTCGGCTCGGCTCCGCAGTATATGCGGGCTCCGGGAACACCTGTTTCCCAGGAGCTGCTCCTGCGCGTCGGCGCGGCCGGTATCCCCACGTATGTTGATACGCCTCATTTGTTTTTGCCGGGACAAATGAAGACGGAAGCGGCTGTCAAGACATTCGCTGCAAGTGTAGGCGGAGGAACTATCCTTGCGGTGGTAAGCGGGCATCCTGTCGTGGGAGGCCCCAGAAAGCCTAAGATTCAAACGGGGAAAAATGGTCCCATTGAGCACAAGCCTACCGTGAAGGATAGTGCTTATACCAGTCCTTCTGAAGAAGTTACGATGTCTGAAAAAGTCGAAATCCTCCTTCAGGAACTCAGTGCAAAGGGCCTTCGTATTGTAGGAGAAGAATTGTGA
- a CDS encoding nucleotide sugar dehydrogenase: protein MKGLDVCEKLASKETKLAVVGLGYVGLPLAVQFSHHYDVVGFDTNEAKIGRYKAGHDVTEEAGDEALRASSVEFTSDEKKLDEACFFVISVPTPLNGDNTPDLTAVREATASVGRHLTKGSIVVYESTVYPGVTEDICCPILEKESGLSCGSDFKIGYSPERINPGDRKHRLFNIVKIVSGMDEETLETIATVYESIIEAGVYRAPTIKVAEAAKLVENSQRDINIALLNEFAMVFSRMGIETKEVIKAMNTKWNALGFYPGLVGGHCIGIDPYYFVYKAETLGYHSQVVSAGRRINNGMAGFVARQVLTMLLKAKIDVCRANIFLLGMTFKEDCPDVRNSRSYDVYEEFNKCGLSPRIVDPCADAEEVERLYGLKLTPMEEVHDADCLVFLVRHEAFRKLTPEQVDAFFRSPKAGQQKVLVDVKGMYERKDFEQKHFLYWSL, encoded by the coding sequence ATGAAAGGTTTGGATGTTTGTGAAAAGCTCGCTTCCAAAGAAACGAAGCTGGCTGTCGTAGGTCTGGGTTATGTAGGCCTGCCTCTGGCAGTGCAGTTTTCTCACCACTACGACGTGGTTGGCTTTGATACGAACGAGGCAAAGATCGGCCGCTATAAGGCGGGGCATGATGTAACGGAGGAAGCAGGAGACGAAGCGCTTCGGGCTTCATCCGTGGAATTTACATCGGATGAGAAAAAACTTGACGAAGCCTGCTTCTTTGTCATTTCTGTCCCGACGCCGCTTAACGGGGACAACACGCCGGATCTTACGGCAGTCCGGGAAGCAACGGCTTCGGTAGGACGCCATCTTACAAAAGGCAGCATCGTCGTATATGAATCGACGGTCTATCCCGGTGTGACGGAAGATATCTGCTGCCCCATCCTGGAGAAAGAAAGCGGCTTGTCCTGCGGAAGCGATTTCAAGATTGGCTACTCACCGGAACGTATCAATCCTGGGGACCGCAAACATCGCCTTTTTAATATTGTAAAGATTGTTTCCGGTATGGATGAAGAGACACTGGAAACCATTGCGACAGTGTACGAGTCCATCATCGAAGCCGGTGTGTACCGGGCTCCGACAATCAAGGTGGCTGAAGCCGCCAAGCTCGTCGAAAATTCCCAGCGCGATATCAATATTGCGCTCCTCAATGAATTTGCCATGGTCTTCAGCCGTATGGGCATCGAGACAAAGGAAGTCATCAAGGCGATGAATACCAAGTGGAACGCCCTGGGCTTTTATCCGGGTCTTGTCGGCGGACACTGCATCGGCATCGATCCTTATTATTTCGTGTACAAGGCGGAGACCCTGGGCTACCATTCCCAAGTAGTTTCGGCCGGGCGCCGTATCAACAATGGTATGGCAGGTTTTGTGGCCCGCCAGGTTCTGACCATGCTGCTTAAGGCCAAAATTGACGTGTGCCGGGCCAATATTTTCCTTCTGGGTATGACTTTTAAGGAAGACTGCCCTGATGTCCGCAATTCCCGTTCCTATGATGTGTATGAGGAATTTAATAAGTGCGGCCTTTCGCCGCGTATTGTCGACCCCTGCGCCGATGCGGAGGAAGTGGAGCGTCTCTATGGCCTTAAGCTGACTCCTATGGAAGAAGTGCACGATGCCGATTGTCTCGTATTCCTCGTAAGACATGAAGCTTTCCGTAAGCTTACGCCGGAACAGGTCGATGCCTTCTTCCGTTCGCCGAAGGCGGGACAGCAGAAAGTCCTTGTCGATGTCAAGGGCATGTACGAACGGAAGGACTTCGAGCAGAAGCACTTCCTCTATTGGAGCTTGTAA
- a CDS encoding glycosyltransferase has translation MKENRDILTREKSDRRLLSHVPDASGVRSHRDRRGGSSSGTGLQDFGTYIKEDEAGGRYLVDYDVTVSAGKEKVKARAIDISTTGMLLHFGKDADESLYAEGREFLLNFEITPGSLPEGYEMKIKDLAAVSVRTFRKEGEKGFFVGVQFKESLAEYANRKRGRYMLAAASFFLFVVVFVIIMMRAESVLYFRFNKTLYLYSIIAATLLLSRYLYGALYRPMKVDPNFTPGVTIIIPCFNEEKWIDRTIKCAINQDYPPQQLEVIVVDDHSSDRSCEVIQKTIESLTESDHLFHTDQRIRWVRQPKNMGKREAMALGASLSTKELLVFVDSDSFLDPYAVRNLVQPFKDEKMGGVSGRTDVANTYTNSLTKMQSVRYYIAFRIMKAAEGYFDAVTCLSGPLSCYRKDLVLKYKDAWLHQTFLGQRATFGDDRSMTNFILRGHRTTYQDTAICSTIVPNSHRMFLRQQMRWKRSWLRESLIAARYMWKKEPFAAIFFYMGFLVPIIAPIIVLYNVFYVPIMYRIFPLGFFVGMFLMAALMSLAQLFLRRSTTWVYGMWFCIYYELVLLWQMPVAWFTFWKSNWGTRPTPADVGPEKGEKVQP, from the coding sequence GTGAAAGAAAATCGTGATATCCTGACCAGGGAGAAGTCAGACCGTCGTCTCTTGTCCCATGTGCCGGATGCATCAGGAGTGCGCAGTCACCGGGACCGCCGCGGCGGATCAAGCAGCGGGACGGGATTGCAGGACTTTGGTACTTATATCAAGGAAGACGAGGCCGGCGGCCGCTACCTTGTCGATTACGACGTGACCGTGAGCGCCGGCAAAGAAAAAGTAAAGGCGCGGGCCATCGATATTTCGACGACAGGCATGCTCCTTCATTTCGGAAAAGATGCTGACGAGTCTCTCTATGCTGAGGGCCGGGAGTTTCTTCTTAATTTTGAAATCACACCGGGCAGTTTGCCGGAAGGCTATGAAATGAAAATCAAAGACCTTGCGGCTGTTTCCGTGAGAACTTTCCGCAAAGAAGGGGAAAAAGGCTTTTTTGTCGGCGTCCAGTTCAAGGAAAGTCTTGCTGAATATGCAAACAGAAAACGGGGCCGCTACATGCTGGCCGCGGCCTCTTTCTTCCTTTTTGTCGTTGTTTTTGTCATCATTATGATGAGGGCGGAGTCTGTACTGTATTTCCGTTTCAACAAGACACTCTATCTGTACAGTATTATCGCCGCTACGCTGCTTTTGTCGCGTTACTTATACGGAGCCCTTTATCGGCCCATGAAGGTAGATCCCAACTTTACGCCGGGGGTCACCATCATTATCCCCTGCTTTAACGAAGAAAAATGGATTGACAGGACTATTAAATGTGCTATCAACCAGGACTATCCGCCGCAGCAGCTGGAAGTCATTGTTGTTGATGACCATTCGTCGGATCGTTCCTGCGAAGTGATTCAGAAGACCATCGAATCCCTGACTGAGTCGGATCACCTGTTTCATACGGATCAGCGCATCCGCTGGGTGCGTCAGCCCAAAAATATGGGTAAGCGCGAGGCTATGGCCCTGGGAGCCAGCTTGTCGACGAAGGAACTGCTGGTATTCGTCGATTCCGATAGTTTCCTCGACCCCTATGCCGTGAGAAACCTTGTGCAGCCCTTCAAAGACGAGAAAATGGGCGGTGTATCGGGAAGAACCGACGTGGCGAATACGTACACAAATTCCCTGACCAAGATGCAGTCCGTCCGTTACTATATTGCTTTCCGGATCATGAAGGCGGCCGAAGGCTACTTTGATGCCGTTACGTGTCTTTCGGGACCTTTGTCCTGTTATCGTAAGGATCTGGTTCTGAAATACAAGGATGCCTGGCTGCATCAGACTTTCCTCGGTCAGCGCGCTACTTTCGGTGACGACCGGAGTATGACCAACTTCATCCTTCGCGGACATCGGACGACCTATCAGGATACTGCTATCTGTTCGACCATTGTCCCTAACTCGCACCGCATGTTCCTGCGCCAGCAGATGCGCTGGAAGCGTTCATGGCTCCGGGAATCCCTGATTGCGGCCCGCTACATGTGGAAAAAGGAACCCTTCGCGGCTATCTTCTTCTATATGGGTTTTCTGGTGCCGATTATCGCACCGATTATCGTCCTGTATAACGTATTCTACGTTCCTATTATGTATCGTATCTTTCCTTTGGGCTTCTTTGTGGGTATGTTCCTCATGGCAGCCCTCATGAGCCTGGCTCAGCTCTTCCTGCGGCGCAGTACGACCTGGGTCTATGGGATGTGGTTCTGTATCTACTATGAACTGGTCCTCCTCTGGCAGATGCCCGTGGCTTGGTTCACGTTCTGGAAATCAAATTGGGGCACCCGGCCAACACCGGCTGATGTGGGTCCTGAGAAAGGGGAGAAAGTCCAGCCATGA